Genomic DNA from Larus michahellis chromosome 3, bLarMic1.1, whole genome shotgun sequence:
CATCTGACAACGGAACTAAAATTCATAAAAAATGGTAGGTTcattttgtataaatattttcctttctcattgcTGCATTTTACCGGTGGAATTGCTCGTAGAGAGCGTCACCGTCCCGCATCTGATTTGTGAAGCTATTTTGGGGTGTACAGTAAGTTGGTTTATAGAAATGCGAGTGCTCACTTTTCAGCACTGCCCTCCCCCGCAGCTGTTGCTGGTGTGCGTGAGACGGATAATAAGATATATCTGCtggtgaaagaagagaaaagataCAAGGAAGCCCAGCTCTACTGCCATGGAAGAGGAGGGACGCTGAGCATGCCCAAGGATGAGACTGCCAACAATCTGATTGCCTCCTACATCAACCAAGCTGGGCTCACCAGAGTTTTCATTGGGATTAACGACCTAGAGAAAGAGGGAAATTTTGTCTATTCTGACCGATCACCCATGCAGACCTTCAACAAATGGCGCAGTGGGGAGCCCAACAATGCTTATGATGAAGAGGACTGTGTGGAGATGGTGGCGTCTGGCGGGTGGAATGATGTTGCGTGTCATATCACCATGTATTTTGTGTGTGAATTTGACAAAGAAA
This window encodes:
- the COLEC11 gene encoding collectin-11 isoform X1, whose product is MKRDLVFLVTLISLAFLSLLRSGYPQHIAEESCSVQILVPGLKGDAGEKGEKGAPGRPGRVGPPGEKGEMGDKGQKGSMGRHGKIGPIGSKGEKGDNGDIGPPGPNGDPGIPCECSQLRKAIGEMDIQVAHLTTELKFIKNALPSPAAVAGVRETDNKIYLLVKEEKRYKEAQLYCHGRGGTLSMPKDETANNLIASYINQAGLTRVFIGINDLEKEGNFVYSDRSPMQTFNKWRSGEPNNAYDEEDCVEMVASGGWNDVACHITMYFVCEFDKENV
- the COLEC11 gene encoding collectin-11 isoform X2; the encoded protein is MKRDLVFLVTLISLAFLSLLRSGYPQHIAEESCSVQILVPGLKGDAGEKGEKGAPGRPGRVGPPGEKGEMGDKGQKGSMGRHGKIGPIGSKGEKGDNGDIGPPGPNGDPGIPCECSQLRKAIGEMDIQVAHLTTELKFIKNAVAGVRETDNKIYLLVKEEKRYKEAQLYCHGRGGTLSMPKDETANNLIASYINQAGLTRVFIGINDLEKEGNFVYSDRSPMQTFNKWRSGEPNNAYDEEDCVEMVASGGWNDVACHITMYFVCEFDKENV